One window of Microbacterium sp. Root61 genomic DNA carries:
- a CDS encoding YhgE/Pip family protein: MKVPQMILAELRRLVSTPMAILALAALLIVPILYGGLYLWANQDPYGRLSQVPVALVVADDGADINGASRNIGDEVADELVKDGTFDWHRVDAATAAQGLDDGTYDFSIEVPADFSAAIASIATSDPRQAELQLRTNDANNYLATTIGTQAVEKIQATITQTVVSEAGLTMLDALNTIRLQLSDAATGAGQLVDGLATAQSGAAQLASGSAELAAGTATLRDGAATLASGASQVAAGTQELDGVAQRVSAASSDAVAALPELRADIAQRLADAGLDQATIDEVLAKLDPIGARVATVDQRVQSAVSQIDQLNSGAHQVADGSAQLAGGTATAADGAARLSEGTATLNSGLAQISDGAAQLQTGLENGVAQLPDTDAATRQEQATTLGSPVAIDTTTVAAAQNYGAGLAPFFAALAAWIGIYALFLIVKPVSRRAVTALHSPFRVTLAGWATPALLGGVQMLGLFGVLAIALGFQFANPLATLGILLFASATYAAIILALNIWLGSVGQFLGLVLMVMQLVTAGGTFPWQTLPAPLAGLHHVLPMSYVVDALRQLMYGGDLSRVGPDLLVLGGWLVAGVIAAAIGVTRQTHHRTLRDLQPSLIG, from the coding sequence ATGAAGGTCCCGCAGATGATCCTCGCCGAGCTGCGGCGACTGGTCTCGACACCGATGGCGATCCTCGCCCTCGCCGCGCTGCTCATCGTGCCCATCCTCTACGGGGGGCTCTACCTCTGGGCCAACCAGGACCCGTACGGCCGCCTCTCCCAGGTGCCGGTCGCGCTCGTGGTCGCCGACGACGGCGCCGACATCAACGGCGCGTCCCGCAACATCGGTGACGAAGTCGCCGATGAGCTGGTGAAGGACGGCACGTTCGATTGGCATCGCGTGGATGCCGCGACCGCCGCGCAGGGTCTGGATGACGGCACCTACGATTTCTCGATCGAGGTCCCCGCGGACTTCTCCGCGGCGATCGCCTCGATCGCGACCTCCGACCCTCGGCAAGCCGAGCTGCAGCTGCGCACCAACGACGCCAACAACTACCTCGCCACCACCATCGGCACGCAGGCGGTCGAGAAGATCCAGGCGACGATCACCCAGACGGTCGTGAGCGAGGCCGGTCTCACGATGCTCGACGCGCTCAACACGATCCGCCTCCAGCTCAGCGATGCGGCGACGGGTGCCGGCCAGCTCGTCGATGGCCTTGCCACGGCACAATCCGGCGCCGCTCAGCTCGCCTCGGGATCCGCAGAACTCGCCGCGGGCACCGCCACGCTTCGCGACGGCGCCGCCACCCTGGCGTCGGGCGCGAGCCAGGTCGCGGCGGGCACGCAGGAGCTCGATGGTGTGGCACAGCGGGTGAGTGCGGCCTCCAGCGACGCCGTCGCCGCACTGCCCGAACTGCGCGCGGACATCGCGCAGCGCCTCGCCGATGCCGGGCTCGACCAGGCCACCATCGACGAGGTGCTCGCGAAGCTCGACCCGATCGGTGCGCGCGTCGCGACGGTCGACCAGCGCGTGCAGTCCGCGGTCTCGCAGATCGACCAGCTCAACTCCGGCGCGCATCAGGTCGCCGACGGCAGCGCGCAGCTCGCGGGCGGCACCGCCACGGCGGCCGACGGCGCCGCGCGCCTGAGCGAGGGCACCGCCACCCTGAACAGCGGGCTGGCGCAGATCTCGGACGGCGCCGCCCAGTTGCAGACCGGGCTGGAGAACGGTGTCGCGCAGCTGCCCGATACGGATGCCGCGACCCGGCAGGAGCAGGCCACCACACTGGGCAGCCCAGTGGCGATCGACACCACTACCGTTGCGGCCGCGCAGAACTACGGTGCGGGTCTGGCGCCGTTCTTCGCCGCACTCGCGGCGTGGATCGGCATCTACGCGCTGTTCCTGATCGTCAAGCCGGTCTCGCGCCGCGCGGTCACGGCACTGCATTCGCCGTTCCGCGTCACGCTCGCCGGCTGGGCCACGCCGGCCCTGCTGGGCGGCGTCCAGATGCTCGGCCTGTTCGGCGTGCTGGCGATCGCGCTCGGCTTCCAGTTCGCCAATCCGCTGGCCACCCTCGGCATCCTGCTCTTCGCCTCCGCGACCTATGCGGCCATCATCCTCGCCCTCAATATCTGGCTCGGATCGGTGGGGCAGTTCCTCGGGCTGGTGCTGATGGTCATGCAGCTGGTGACAGCGGGTGGCACGTTCCCGTGGCAGACTCTGCCCGCGCCGCTCGCCGGCCTGCATCATGTGCTGCCGATGAGCTATGTGGTGGACGCCCTCCGCCAGCTCATGTACGGCGGTGATCTGTCACGCGTCGGCCCGGATCTGCTGGTGCTCGGCGGCTGGCTCGTCGCGGGCGTGATCGCCGCCGCGATCGGTGTGACGCGCCAGACGCATCACCGCACGCTGCGCGACCTCCAGCCGAGCCTCATCGGCTGA
- a CDS encoding penicillin acylase family protein, whose amino-acid sequence MTTLPTAPTTDEPAVPRRKKASAGQIIGRTAFGIVAGVIVIALIAAGFVMWTVQRSFPQRDGTVAVEGLNGEVEVLRNDLGVATIVADDPHDLFFTEGYVHAQDRFWEMDFRRHVTSGRVSELFGESQLGTDKFLRTLGWHEIAEQEVKALDDTSRAYYEAYADGVNAYLAEHEGADVSLEYAVLGLQNSDYEIEPWTPADSVAWLKAMAWDLRTNIEDETERAVLAGQGYDSAQLAELYPGYPFDRNPVIVPTLTAVQPASASARADTGTVTASIQWQEVDGVIEAASALLGGAGEGIGSNSWVVSGDLTDTGLPLLSNDPHLGAALPSVWHQIGLKCRVVSPECGFDVSGFSFSGVPGVVIGHNARIAWGFTNLTTDVTDLYLEKIEGDQYWRDGALVPLEERTETIKVAGGEDVTLKIRSTVHGPIVSGLTDDFTTIAEDPYTGTDGSVSAPADDPAGEYAVSLKWTALTPGTTPTAIFALNVAQDFTAFRAAAAKFEVPAQNLVYADIDGNIGYQTPGSLPIRGAGDGSMPQPGWDSAYDWQGFIPFEELPMSLNPESGYIVTANNAIVGDDYPYFLTNDWDYGWRAARIVDLIERKAAEGDLTAENMRAIQADTEFWMGKRLTMAYADVETGDTGADAALALLHEWDARNEADSAAAAYANVLWDELVQDLFVRGRENPAPTTGQGRLFEVVDTLLDDPSSQWWINDELGVSSQEEMLEHAATSAYKRLATIQGDNVAKWNWGSLHALTLTSDTFGSSGIAPIEWLFNRGPYPVGGGSSVVNATGWSIGNGFETITVPSMRMIVDLADFDASQWNHLTGNSGHAFHPNYIDQTEAWQKVELSPWPFTLGAVQDAATYTLTLTP is encoded by the coding sequence ATGACGACGCTTCCCACCGCGCCCACGACCGACGAGCCCGCCGTCCCTCGCAGGAAGAAGGCATCCGCGGGTCAGATCATCGGCCGCACGGCGTTCGGCATCGTCGCCGGCGTCATCGTGATCGCGCTCATCGCCGCGGGGTTCGTGATGTGGACCGTGCAGCGATCGTTCCCCCAGCGGGACGGCACGGTGGCGGTGGAGGGGTTGAACGGAGAGGTCGAGGTGCTGCGCAACGACCTCGGGGTCGCCACCATCGTCGCCGACGACCCGCACGACCTCTTCTTCACGGAGGGATACGTCCACGCCCAGGACCGTTTCTGGGAAATGGATTTCCGTCGCCACGTCACGAGCGGGCGCGTGTCCGAGCTGTTCGGCGAATCGCAGCTGGGCACCGACAAGTTCCTGCGCACGCTCGGCTGGCACGAGATCGCCGAGCAGGAGGTGAAGGCGCTGGATGACACGTCCCGCGCGTACTACGAGGCCTACGCCGACGGAGTGAACGCATACCTCGCCGAGCACGAGGGCGCCGACGTGTCGCTCGAGTACGCCGTGCTGGGTCTGCAGAACTCCGACTACGAGATCGAGCCGTGGACGCCGGCCGACTCGGTCGCGTGGCTGAAGGCGATGGCCTGGGACCTCCGCACCAACATCGAGGACGAGACCGAGCGCGCCGTGCTCGCCGGTCAGGGCTATGACTCCGCGCAGCTCGCCGAGCTCTACCCGGGCTATCCGTTCGACCGCAATCCGGTGATCGTGCCCACTCTCACCGCCGTGCAGCCGGCGAGCGCGTCGGCTCGAGCAGACACCGGAACGGTGACGGCATCCATCCAATGGCAGGAGGTCGACGGTGTGATCGAAGCCGCGAGCGCCCTGCTCGGCGGTGCCGGCGAGGGCATCGGCTCCAACTCGTGGGTCGTGTCGGGCGATCTCACCGACACCGGGCTTCCGCTGCTGTCCAACGATCCTCACCTCGGCGCGGCCCTGCCCAGCGTGTGGCACCAGATCGGCCTGAAGTGCCGCGTCGTCAGCCCGGAGTGCGGGTTCGACGTCTCCGGCTTCAGCTTCTCCGGCGTGCCCGGCGTCGTCATCGGCCACAACGCGCGCATCGCGTGGGGCTTCACGAACCTGACCACGGACGTCACCGACCTGTACCTCGAGAAGATCGAGGGCGACCAGTACTGGCGGGACGGCGCCCTGGTGCCGCTCGAGGAGCGCACCGAGACCATCAAGGTCGCCGGCGGCGAAGACGTGACCCTGAAGATCCGGTCGACCGTGCACGGGCCGATCGTCTCGGGACTCACCGACGACTTCACCACCATCGCGGAGGACCCGTACACCGGCACAGACGGCAGCGTGTCCGCGCCCGCCGACGACCCCGCCGGCGAGTATGCCGTCAGCCTGAAGTGGACGGCGTTGACCCCCGGCACCACTCCCACCGCGATCTTCGCCCTGAACGTCGCGCAGGACTTCACGGCGTTCCGGGCGGCCGCGGCGAAGTTCGAGGTGCCGGCCCAGAACCTCGTCTACGCCGACATCGACGGCAACATCGGGTACCAGACGCCCGGCAGCCTGCCGATCCGCGGCGCGGGCGACGGCTCGATGCCGCAACCGGGCTGGGACTCCGCCTACGACTGGCAGGGCTTCATCCCGTTCGAGGAACTGCCGATGTCGCTGAACCCGGAGAGCGGCTACATCGTCACGGCGAACAACGCGATCGTCGGCGACGACTACCCGTACTTCCTCACGAACGACTGGGACTACGGGTGGCGCGCGGCGCGCATCGTCGATCTGATCGAGCGCAAAGCCGCCGAGGGCGACCTCACCGCGGAGAACATGCGGGCGATCCAGGCCGACACCGAGTTCTGGATGGGCAAGCGCCTCACGATGGCCTACGCCGACGTCGAGACCGGGGACACTGGCGCGGATGCCGCGCTCGCGCTGCTGCACGAGTGGGATGCCCGCAACGAGGCGGACTCCGCTGCGGCGGCCTACGCGAATGTGCTGTGGGACGAGCTGGTGCAGGACCTGTTCGTGCGCGGCCGCGAGAACCCGGCGCCGACCACCGGGCAGGGGCGACTCTTCGAGGTCGTCGACACGCTGCTGGACGATCCCAGCTCGCAGTGGTGGATCAACGACGAGCTCGGCGTGAGCAGCCAGGAGGAGATGCTGGAGCACGCCGCGACATCTGCCTACAAGCGCCTGGCGACGATCCAGGGCGACAACGTGGCGAAGTGGAACTGGGGCTCGCTGCATGCGCTGACTCTGACCAGCGACACGTTCGGCTCGTCGGGCATCGCACCGATCGAGTGGCTTTTCAACCGCGGACCGTACCCCGTGGGCGGCGGATCCTCCGTCGTGAACGCCACCGGCTGGAGCATCGGCAACGGCTTCGAGACGATCACGGTCCCCTCGATGCGCATGATCGTCGACCTCGCCGACTTCGACGCGTCGCAGTGGAACCACCTGACCGGCAACAGCGGCCACGCGTTCCACCCGAACTACATCGACCAGACCGAGGCGTGGCAGAAGGTGGAGCTCTCGCCGTGGCCGTTCACCCTCGGCGCGGTGCAGGATGCCGCGACCTACACGCTGACCCTGACCCCCTAG
- the mnhG gene encoding monovalent cation/H(+) antiporter subunit G: MNEILDTVSLVLILIGALLCLTAAIGLLRFRDVPTRLHAATKPQVLGLILICLAIALSLRSWPVVAFLVPVVLIQLATAPLSAHMVGRQAYRNGTIDERSLLVDELAESRETPPGAGG, from the coding sequence ATGAACGAGATCCTGGACACCGTTTCTCTCGTGCTGATCCTGATCGGCGCCCTGCTGTGCCTCACCGCGGCGATCGGTCTGCTGCGCTTCCGCGACGTGCCGACCCGACTGCACGCGGCGACCAAGCCGCAGGTGCTCGGGCTCATCCTGATCTGCCTCGCGATCGCGCTGTCGCTGCGCTCTTGGCCGGTGGTCGCATTCCTCGTGCCGGTCGTGCTCATCCAGCTCGCGACCGCGCCGCTGTCCGCGCACATGGTGGGGCGACAGGCGTACCGCAACGGCACCATCGATGAGCGCTCACTCCTGGTGGACGAACTCGCCGAATCCCGCGAGACGCCGCCAGGAGCGGGCGGCTGA
- a CDS encoding monovalent cation/H+ antiporter complex subunit F: MLITIYVVFSLAALLTVVRIVRGPSILDRAVASDVLLTLVMCVLGSEMAINHHTRTLPVLLIIAAVGVFGSISIARFVARRDNEQR, from the coding sequence ATGCTCATCACGATCTACGTCGTGTTCTCGCTCGCCGCGCTGCTGACGGTGGTGCGGATCGTGCGCGGGCCGTCGATCCTGGATCGAGCCGTGGCATCCGATGTGCTGCTCACGCTGGTGATGTGCGTGCTGGGCTCCGAGATGGCGATCAACCACCACACGCGCACGCTGCCGGTGCTGCTGATCATCGCCGCCGTAGGCGTGTTCGGCTCGATCTCGATCGCGCGATTCGTCGCGAGAAGGGACAACGAGCAGCGATGA
- a CDS encoding Na+/H+ antiporter subunit E produces MSPQAGRMQQLWRQLPFFVWLIALWMLLWGQFTVVAFVTGLLAAIFVTRIFRLPPVELSGRVNIWHGLVFVVEFVAALVIGSLTVAWQVLDFRRQPGAAIIAVQLRTDDDLIMTHVAVTASLIPGSLILEADRDRRILYLHIIGVRSAEAVEKQRAGVLRWEKRIVMAVGSRAQVVKVRDAAAPASTGGRS; encoded by the coding sequence GTGAGCCCGCAGGCCGGACGGATGCAGCAGCTGTGGCGGCAGCTGCCCTTCTTCGTGTGGCTGATCGCGCTGTGGATGCTGCTGTGGGGCCAGTTCACGGTCGTCGCGTTCGTGACGGGCCTGCTCGCGGCGATCTTCGTGACCCGGATCTTCCGGCTCCCGCCGGTGGAGCTTTCCGGTCGCGTCAACATCTGGCACGGCCTCGTGTTCGTGGTCGAGTTCGTCGCGGCGCTCGTCATCGGATCGCTCACCGTCGCGTGGCAGGTGCTGGACTTCCGCCGTCAGCCGGGTGCTGCGATCATCGCCGTTCAACTCCGCACCGACGACGACCTGATCATGACGCACGTCGCGGTCACAGCATCCCTCATCCCCGGCTCGCTGATCCTCGAGGCCGATCGCGATCGCCGCATCCTGTATCTGCACATCATCGGCGTCCGGTCGGCGGAGGCCGTCGAGAAGCAGCGCGCAGGCGTGCTGCGGTGGGAGAAGCGGATCGTCATGGCCGTGGGTTCGCGCGCACAGGTCGTGAAGGTGCGGGATGCCGCGGCCCCGGCGTCGACGGGAGGACGCTCGTGA
- a CDS encoding Na+/H+ antiporter subunit D — MNVSALVPLLVALPLMGAAVALIAGRHRRTQVVVSIITLTLVLVIAAVLLYVVDTGDQPIAVSVGGWPIPFGIVLYVDRLAALLVVVSSIVLLAVLLFSVGQGAADGDDDTPVSIFHPSYLILAAGIFNAFIAGDLFNLYVGFEILLVASYVLITLGSTENRIRTGVVYIVVSLVSSILFLAAIAMIYGALGTVNIVQLSMRMTELPQEMQLVLHVMLLLAFSIKAAVFPLSFWLPDSYPTAPAPVTAVFAGLLTKVGVYAMIRTETEIFQDNDVNTLLLVVALATMIVGVLGAVAQAELKRILSFTLVSHVGYMVFGLAIATPAAIGATIYYMVHHIVVQTTLFLAVGLIERRAGSTSILKIKGLMRAAPVIAVLYFIPAVNLGGLPPFSGFIGKFALFDAAASVGTPLMMVLIVAGIVTSLLTLYALMRAWNLAFWREEEDSAETEARISYLGGAPAGVQTERRVIPRIMTAATAGMVVVTLALTVFAGPLYEVCERIGASLLEPLSLVQLEKEAGQ; from the coding sequence ATGAACGTCAGCGCGCTGGTTCCCCTCCTCGTCGCCCTCCCCCTGATGGGGGCGGCGGTCGCCCTGATCGCCGGCCGCCATCGGCGCACCCAGGTGGTCGTCTCGATCATCACCCTGACGCTGGTGCTCGTGATCGCCGCGGTGCTGCTGTACGTGGTGGACACCGGGGACCAGCCGATCGCAGTGTCCGTGGGCGGATGGCCGATCCCATTCGGGATCGTGCTGTACGTCGACCGGCTGGCCGCCCTGCTCGTCGTGGTCTCGAGCATCGTGCTGCTCGCGGTGCTGCTGTTCTCCGTCGGCCAGGGCGCCGCGGACGGCGACGACGACACCCCGGTGTCGATCTTCCACCCGTCGTACCTGATCCTCGCCGCCGGCATCTTCAACGCGTTCATCGCCGGTGACCTGTTCAACCTGTACGTCGGATTCGAGATCCTCCTCGTGGCCTCGTACGTGCTGATCACCCTCGGCAGCACCGAGAACCGCATCCGCACCGGCGTCGTCTACATCGTCGTCTCGCTCGTCTCCTCGATCCTGTTCCTCGCGGCGATCGCGATGATCTACGGCGCCCTCGGAACGGTCAACATCGTCCAGCTCTCGATGCGGATGACCGAGCTTCCGCAGGAGATGCAGCTCGTGCTGCATGTGATGCTGCTGCTCGCCTTCAGCATCAAGGCGGCCGTCTTCCCGCTGTCGTTCTGGCTGCCGGACTCGTACCCGACCGCCCCGGCGCCGGTCACGGCGGTGTTCGCGGGCCTGCTGACCAAGGTCGGCGTCTACGCGATGATCCGCACCGAGACCGAGATCTTCCAGGACAACGACGTCAACACTCTGCTGCTGGTGGTGGCGCTGGCCACGATGATCGTGGGGGTGCTCGGTGCCGTCGCACAGGCGGAGCTCAAACGCATCCTGTCGTTCACCCTGGTCAGCCATGTCGGCTACATGGTGTTCGGGTTGGCGATCGCCACACCTGCGGCGATCGGGGCCACGATCTACTACATGGTCCACCACATCGTGGTGCAGACCACGCTGTTCCTCGCGGTCGGGCTGATCGAGCGTCGGGCGGGCAGTACGTCGATCCTGAAGATCAAGGGGCTGATGCGCGCGGCCCCCGTGATCGCCGTGCTGTACTTCATCCCGGCCGTCAACCTGGGCGGGCTGCCGCCGTTCTCCGGGTTCATCGGCAAGTTCGCGCTGTTCGACGCGGCGGCCTCGGTGGGCACACCGCTGATGATGGTGCTGATCGTGGCCGGCATCGTGACGTCGCTGCTGACGCTGTACGCGCTGATGCGCGCGTGGAACCTGGCGTTCTGGCGCGAGGAGGAGGACTCGGCCGAGACGGAGGCGCGCATCTCCTACCTCGGCGGAGCTCCCGCGGGAGTGCAGACGGAGCGCCGCGTCATCCCGCGCATCATGACCGCCGCGACGGCCGGCATGGTCGTGGTGACTCTCGCCCTCACGGTCTTCGCCGGACCCCTGTACGAGGTGTGCGAGCGCATCGGTGCGTCACTGCTGGAGCCGCTCAGTCTCGTCCAGCTCGAGAAGGAGGCGGGGCAGTGA
- a CDS encoding Na(+)/H(+) antiporter subunit C, with the protein MNVSLVLIVVMAVLFACGVYAMLERSLTRVLIGFLLLGNATNLLLLIVMGKPGVAPFFGAAASPEDMSDPLPQALTLTAIVITFAVSAFLLALIYRSWQLGQADTVEDDAEDIAIRERGIEDEDTMDDDNEDDTDDLPTDFVGMETSPIMILGSGDVTGLRDDAPTDRPHADPNGGDR; encoded by the coding sequence ATGAACGTCTCGCTCGTCCTGATCGTCGTGATGGCGGTGCTGTTCGCGTGCGGTGTGTACGCGATGCTCGAACGCAGTCTGACCCGCGTGCTGATCGGGTTCCTGCTGCTGGGCAACGCCACCAACCTGCTGCTGCTCATCGTGATGGGCAAGCCGGGCGTCGCGCCGTTCTTCGGGGCCGCGGCATCCCCCGAAGACATGTCCGACCCGCTGCCGCAGGCCCTCACGCTCACCGCCATCGTGATCACGTTTGCGGTCTCGGCGTTCCTGCTGGCCCTCATCTACCGCTCGTGGCAGCTCGGCCAGGCGGACACCGTCGAGGACGACGCCGAGGACATCGCGATCCGTGAACGCGGCATCGAAGACGAAGACACGATGGATGACGACAACGAGGACGACACGGACGACCTGCCCACCGACTTCGTGGGTATGGAGACCTCGCCGATCATGATCCTCGGCAGCGGCGATGTGACCGGGCTGCGCGACGACGCTCCGACAGACCGGCCTCACGCCGATCCGAACGGCGGCGACCGATGA
- a CDS encoding Na+/H+ antiporter subunit A: MLILLGAFAILPLALPWLVRRIGARAFYVAALLPVAAFAHTLWLTPEVQSGHTPFESFDWIPSLGISLSMRMDTLAWVMTLIVTGVGALVMIYCRWYFRGKTEGLGQFSAVLLAFAGAMYGLVLTDDLVVLVMFWEITSILSYLLIGYYHRRGASRRAALQALLVTTLGGLVMLIGVVLMVVETGTSSLSGILAMAPTGPVIDAALILLLVGALSKSAIFPFHFWLPGAMAAPTPVSAYLHAAAMVKAGIYLIARLAPVFAIAAPWRPIVISLGVFTMLLGGVQALRETDLKRILAFGTVSQLGLLTVVLGYGTQDAALAGLALLIGHALFKSALFLVVGVIDRQLSTRDISELSGVGRQAPVMAVASFIAVASMVGVIPTIGFVAKEGAITALLNEAQGGAVWGIVALVGVALGSVLTAGYGIRFLWGAFWTKKVAAPTPAGADAVRSGRGGRGARTALPPTPWPDPPIGFLGAPVLLAVITVIAGILSPIMDASLQGYSTTLPASTPGVPPPDHAYHLALWHGLEPALWISLAALTVGAVVFWFTRSWMPRMRVLPFTAADVYNALLRGIARLSVVTTTFTQRGSLPVYVGTIFIVFVAAEGTALLAGDDWKAQLDLFHTPMQLVVAPIMIVAGLIAVRARKRYTGVVLVSVTGLGMVMLFATSGAPDLALTQILVETVTLVAFALVLRRIPARMGEHNASVWPVARALIAVAVGVTMAVVAVVATAARNVKPISESFPELAYELGHGKNVVNVALVDLRGWDTMGELSVLILAATGVASLVFVTHRADTLSTLTAPLPAGSRRTRRPLVETDEGIRPRIDGGRRQPQAWLVGGQRVRPENRSIMLEVIVRILFHTIIIVSLYLLFAGHNLPGGGFAGGLVAGMALVMRYVAGGRYELGAAAPTDAGRLLGVGMTLAVGCAVVPLFFGLSPLTSAFFEADIPVLGHIEFVTSTIFDIGVYLVVIGLVLDVLRSLGAEVDRQAQALRTTAPRQSGVSPS, encoded by the coding sequence ATGCTGATCCTCCTCGGCGCGTTCGCGATCCTTCCTCTGGCACTCCCGTGGCTGGTGCGCCGCATCGGCGCCCGCGCGTTCTACGTCGCCGCGCTGCTCCCGGTTGCGGCATTCGCGCACACGCTGTGGCTCACGCCCGAGGTGCAGAGCGGTCACACGCCGTTCGAGTCCTTCGACTGGATCCCGTCGCTCGGCATCTCGCTGTCGATGCGGATGGACACCCTCGCGTGGGTGATGACCCTGATCGTCACGGGTGTCGGCGCGCTCGTGATGATCTACTGCCGCTGGTATTTCCGGGGCAAGACCGAGGGCCTCGGCCAGTTCTCTGCCGTGCTCCTCGCCTTCGCCGGCGCCATGTACGGGCTGGTGCTCACCGACGACCTCGTCGTGCTGGTGATGTTCTGGGAGATCACCAGCATCCTGTCCTACCTGCTGATCGGGTACTACCACCGCCGCGGAGCGAGCCGTCGCGCCGCGCTCCAGGCCCTGCTGGTCACCACGCTCGGCGGACTGGTCATGCTGATCGGCGTCGTGCTGATGGTCGTGGAGACCGGCACCTCGAGTCTGTCCGGCATCCTCGCCATGGCACCGACCGGACCTGTGATCGATGCCGCGCTGATCCTGCTGCTGGTCGGAGCGCTGAGCAAGTCGGCCATCTTCCCGTTCCACTTCTGGCTTCCCGGAGCAATGGCCGCGCCGACCCCGGTCAGCGCGTACCTCCACGCCGCGGCGATGGTGAAGGCGGGCATCTACCTCATCGCCCGCCTCGCGCCGGTGTTCGCGATCGCGGCCCCGTGGCGCCCCATCGTCATCTCGCTCGGCGTCTTCACGATGCTGCTGGGCGGCGTGCAGGCCCTGCGCGAGACCGACCTCAAGCGCATCCTCGCCTTCGGCACCGTGAGTCAGCTGGGCCTGCTGACCGTCGTGCTCGGCTACGGCACCCAGGATGCCGCGCTCGCCGGTCTCGCGCTCCTGATCGGTCATGCCCTCTTCAAGTCCGCCCTCTTCCTCGTCGTCGGTGTGATCGACCGGCAGCTGTCGACCCGCGACATCAGCGAGCTCAGCGGCGTCGGGCGCCAGGCTCCGGTCATGGCGGTCGCCTCGTTCATCGCGGTCGCCTCGATGGTCGGCGTCATCCCGACGATCGGCTTCGTCGCCAAGGAGGGCGCGATCACCGCGCTTCTGAACGAGGCTCAGGGCGGTGCCGTGTGGGGCATCGTGGCGCTGGTCGGTGTTGCCCTGGGCTCCGTGCTCACCGCCGGCTACGGCATCCGCTTCCTCTGGGGCGCGTTCTGGACGAAGAAGGTCGCCGCACCCACTCCGGCCGGCGCCGACGCCGTCCGCTCCGGTCGTGGCGGACGAGGCGCGCGCACGGCCCTGCCGCCGACGCCGTGGCCGGACCCGCCCATCGGCTTCCTCGGCGCCCCGGTGCTGCTGGCCGTCATCACCGTCATCGCCGGCATCCTGTCTCCGATCATGGATGCCTCGCTGCAGGGGTACTCCACCACCCTCCCGGCCTCGACGCCCGGCGTCCCGCCGCCGGACCACGCCTACCACCTGGCTCTCTGGCACGGACTCGAACCGGCGCTGTGGATCTCGCTGGCCGCGCTGACCGTCGGTGCAGTCGTCTTCTGGTTCACCAGATCCTGGATGCCGCGGATGCGCGTGCTGCCGTTCACCGCGGCCGACGTGTACAACGCACTGCTGCGCGGCATCGCGCGTCTCTCGGTCGTGACCACGACCTTCACGCAGCGCGGCTCGCTGCCGGTGTACGTCGGCACGATCTTCATCGTCTTCGTCGCCGCGGAGGGCACCGCACTGCTGGCCGGAGACGACTGGAAGGCGCAGCTGGACCTGTTCCACACGCCGATGCAGCTGGTCGTGGCCCCGATCATGATCGTCGCAGGACTCATCGCCGTGCGGGCGCGCAAACGCTACACCGGGGTCGTGCTCGTCTCGGTCACCGGCCTCGGCATGGTCATGTTGTTCGCGACCAGCGGCGCCCCCGACCTGGCTCTCACGCAGATCCTGGTCGAGACCGTGACGCTCGTCGCGTTCGCCCTGGTGCTGCGGCGGATCCCGGCGCGCATGGGCGAGCACAACGCCTCGGTCTGGCCGGTCGCCCGTGCGCTGATCGCCGTCGCGGTGGGTGTGACCATGGCCGTCGTCGCGGTGGTGGCGACCGCCGCGCGCAACGTCAAGCCGATCTCCGAGTCGTTCCCCGAGCTGGCCTACGAGCTGGGTCACGGCAAGAACGTCGTCAACGTCGCCCTCGTCGACCTCCGCGGGTGGGACACCATGGGCGAGCTGTCGGTGCTGATCCTCGCGGCCACGGGCGTGGCATCCCTCGTCTTCGTCACCCATCGCGCCGACACGCTCTCGACCCTCACCGCCCCGCTGCCTGCCGGCTCACGCCGCACGCGCCGCCCCCTGGTCGAGACCGACGAGGGCATCCGCCCTCGCATCGACGGCGGTCGCCGCCAGCCGCAGGCGTGGCTCGTCGGCGGCCAGCGGGTGCGACCCGAGAACCGGTCGATCATGCTCGAGGTGATCGTCCGCATCCTCTTCCACACCATCATCATCGTGTCGCTGTACCTGCTGTTCGCGGGGCACAACCTCCCGGGCGGCGGCTTCGCCGGCGGGCTCGTGGCGGGCATGGCGCTGGTCATGCGGTACGTCGCAGGCGGACGCTACGAGCTGGGCGCGGCGGCACCGACGGATGCCGGACGACTGCTCGGCGTCGGCATGACGCTGGCCGTCGGCTGCGCGGTGGTCCCGCTGTTCTTCGGACTCTCGCCTCTCACCAGCGCCTTCTTCGAGGCCGACATCCCCGTCCTCGGTCACATCGAGTTCGTGACCTCCACGATCTTCGACATCGGCGTGTACCTCGTGGTCATCGGGCTCGTGCTCGACGTGCTGCGCAGCCTCGGCGCCGAGGTCGACCGCCAGGCGCAGGCACTGCGCACGACCGCTCCGCGACAGAGTGGGGTGAGTCCTTCATGA